In Gemmatimonadota bacterium, a single genomic region encodes these proteins:
- the ftsA gene encoding cell division protein FtsA, with protein sequence MAGEFIAALDMGTTKTVVLIGEMTDDGLHILGEGTCPSHGIRRGVVVNMDEATRTIMQALDAAEQAAGVKVNDVVAGISGEHIESVNSRGAVAIASDGDGGVTQEDVARAHDSATALKILPDRQVLHVIAQDYIVDDQHGIPDPCGMSGVRLEVLVHIVTGAVTPLQNVRKCIMESGMRVTDLVLDSMAAGHAVLTSDEKELGVVLLDLGGGTTGVALFHGGSIRHSSVIPAGGVNLTNDIAIGLRTPHEDAERIKRRYASAVYVRPDREDMIEVPGVGGRPSRQVTREELAFVAGPRIKELLILARQEIRRSGYEHLIGTGIVITGGGAQIPGIAKLAEQVFGMSAKIGAPVEVTGLARDEDAPVYATGAGLLRYVMGNPSGKEWRNGTEGGWLDRVRSRIVAML encoded by the coding sequence ATGGCCGGTGAATTCATAGCCGCCCTCGACATGGGCACTACCAAGACCGTCGTGCTGATCGGCGAGATGACAGACGACGGCCTCCATATTCTGGGCGAAGGAACCTGTCCTTCACACGGCATCAGGCGAGGTGTCGTGGTGAATATGGACGAGGCCACCCGCACGATCATGCAGGCGCTCGATGCGGCGGAACAGGCGGCGGGAGTCAAGGTAAACGACGTCGTCGCCGGGATCTCCGGCGAGCACATCGAAAGTGTCAACAGCAGAGGCGCCGTGGCCATCGCGTCCGACGGGGACGGCGGCGTGACGCAAGAGGACGTTGCACGCGCGCATGACTCCGCGACGGCCCTGAAGATTTTACCCGACCGCCAGGTCCTCCACGTGATCGCGCAGGACTACATCGTGGACGACCAGCACGGGATTCCCGACCCGTGCGGCATGTCGGGCGTCCGTCTCGAAGTGCTGGTGCACATCGTCACGGGAGCGGTTACCCCCCTTCAGAATGTCCGTAAATGCATCATGGAGTCCGGAATGCGCGTCACGGACCTCGTCCTGGATTCGATGGCGGCGGGCCACGCGGTGCTCACAAGCGATGAGAAGGAACTGGGTGTCGTTCTCCTCGACCTGGGAGGAGGAACCACGGGCGTCGCGTTGTTCCACGGGGGCAGCATCCGGCATTCGTCGGTAATCCCGGCCGGTGGGGTCAATCTGACGAACGATATCGCGATCGGGCTCCGCACGCCCCATGAGGATGCCGAACGAATAAAGCGCCGCTACGCAAGTGCGGTCTATGTCCGTCCGGACAGGGAGGACATGATCGAAGTGCCCGGAGTCGGCGGCCGTCCGTCGCGGCAGGTGACACGGGAAGAACTGGCGTTCGTCGCAGGACCGCGGATAAAGGAGCTTCTGATCCTCGCCCGGCAGGAGATCAGGAGAAGTGGATACGAACACCTGATCGGTACCGGTATCGTAATCACAGGCGGTGGCGCCCAGATACCGGGCATTGCGAAACTGGCGGAACAGGTCTTCGGCATGTCCGCGAAAATCGGTGCGCCAGTTGAAGTTACCGGCCTGGCCAGAGATGAGGACGCGCCAGTGTACGCGACGGGTGCGGGCCTGTTGCGCTACGTCATGGGCAACCCGTCGGGAAAGGAGTGGCGAAATGGTACGGAAGGAGGATGGCTGGATCGTGTGAGAAGCCGGATCGTGGCCATGCTGTAA
- a CDS encoding FtsQ-type POTRA domain-containing protein, which yields MNLNRKRPIYRLVRGLAIVLLTAGATTGIILGSLTLSKWTKTSPAFNLDTIVVTGNMNVGKEDIVTISGLERGRNIWSANLAAIERRLMLDRRFAHVALTRRLPGTVVVWVKELQPVAFVQLNRLYGVTERAELIPLSPGNGLPDLPVITVGAPGDHPAQDNTTRQDQVFETLRDAMLVNPEVGRALYLMRVLRTLSPGLYDELSEVHVSSQHDPIAYMVEGGLAIRFGTGHYPRKIEMLKRTVDRLEADAIRTRLIDLRFKDQVIVRPIVSARSPERRS from the coding sequence ATGAATCTGAACAGGAAGCGGCCCATATACCGGTTGGTGCGCGGACTGGCCATCGTCCTGCTCACGGCCGGCGCGACAACGGGGATTATCCTTGGAAGCCTGACATTGTCCAAGTGGACGAAAACCTCGCCGGCGTTCAATCTGGACACCATTGTCGTAACGGGGAACATGAACGTCGGCAAAGAAGACATCGTCACGATTTCCGGCCTTGAAAGGGGGCGGAACATCTGGTCGGCCAACCTGGCGGCGATCGAACGGCGGCTGATGCTGGACCGCCGGTTCGCACACGTCGCGCTGACGAGGCGGCTGCCCGGTACCGTCGTCGTGTGGGTGAAAGAACTGCAGCCTGTCGCCTTCGTACAGCTGAATCGACTCTATGGCGTCACCGAGCGCGCCGAATTGATCCCGCTGTCGCCGGGAAACGGACTGCCGGACCTCCCCGTGATCACGGTCGGCGCGCCAGGCGACCACCCCGCGCAAGACAACACGACCCGGCAGGACCAAGTGTTCGAAACGCTCAGGGATGCCATGCTGGTTAATCCCGAGGTGGGCCGCGCGCTCTACCTGATGCGAGTGCTGAGAACGCTTTCTCCGGGGCTGTATGACGAATTGTCCGAGGTTCACGTATCGAGCCAGCATGATCCGATCGCCTACATGGTCGAAGGCGGATTGGCCATAAGATTCGGGACGGGCCACTACCCCAGGAAGATCGAGATGCTGAAACGAACGGTGGACCGGTTGGAAGCCGACGCCATCAGGACCAGGCTGATCGATCTGCGGTTCAAGGACCAGGTGATTGTCCGGCCGATCGTGTCCGCCCGGTCTCCGGAGCGGCGTTCGTAG